A single genomic interval of Carassius gibelio isolate Cgi1373 ecotype wild population from Czech Republic chromosome A22, carGib1.2-hapl.c, whole genome shotgun sequence harbors:
- the LOC127942664 gene encoding E3 ubiquitin-protein ligase MARCHF2-like, whose protein sequence is MTTGECCHLPGSLCDCTGNAALSKTVEDAENHRAQYVTQVTAKDGRLLSTVIKALGTQSDRPICRICHEGQDVCNSEVLLSPCDCTGTLGTVHKSCLEKWLSSSNTSYCELCHTEFTIERRPRPLTEWLRDPGPRNEKRTLFCDMVCFLFITPLAAISGWLCLRGAQDHLHFNSRLEAVGLIALTIALFTIYVLWTLVSFRYHCQLYSEWRRTNQKVRLLIPDTKGAHSTQHSLLSTKLLKKTADETIV, encoded by the exons ATGACCACAGGGGAGTGTTGCCACCTCCCAGGCTCCCTGTGTGACTGCACTGGCAACGCTGCCCTGTCAAAAACCGTGGAGGATGCTGAAAACCACCGGGCTCAGTACGTCACCCAGGTCACGGCCAAGGATGGACGTCTGCTATCTACTGTTATCAAAGCCCTGGGCACCCAGAG TGATCGGCCAATTTGTCGGATCTGCCACGAGGGTCAAGACGTGTGCAACAGTGAGGTGCTTCTCTCCCCGTGCGACTGCACCGGCACATTGGGCACGGTCCACAAGAGCTGCCTGGAGAAATGGCTATCGTCCTCTAACACCAGCTACTGTGAGCTGTGCCACACTGAGTTTACCATTGAGCGCCGGCCCCGACCCCTCACAGAG TGGCTCAGGGACCCAGGCCCCCGGAATGAGAAGCGCACGCTCTTCTGTGACATGGTGTGCTTCCTGTTTATAACGCCCCTGGCAGCCATCTCAGGCTGGCTGTGTCTACGGGGTGCACAGGACCACCTGCACTTCAACAGTCGCCTGGAGGCAGTCGGCCTCATCGCTCTGACCATCGCACTCTTCACCATCTACGTCCTCTGGACACTG GTCTCATTCCGCTACCACTGTCAGTTGTACTCGGAGTGGAGACGAACCAATCAGAAAGTCCGTTTGCTCATTCCTGACACCAAGGGTGCACACTCTACCCAGCATTCCTTGCTTTCCACAAAGCTGCTGAAAAAGACAGCAGACGAGACCATAGTATGA